A segment of the Solanum lycopersicum chromosome 9, SLM_r2.1 genome:
ATTCAATTTCCACTAAAGAAGTATGACATGAAAGTTTTGCTTTCAGCTTCTGATGTATTTGGATTTCTGTCCATGTAAAATAATAGATGTATTTGTGATTTGAATATCTTTCTTTCTTCCTCTACTTGTTGCAGTTTTTAGATGCAGAGTCTGttgaaacaaatttaatttttgatgaaCTTCAGAACACTCTGTCAACCCACCAAGGAGAAATGGCAAATTTTGCTAGAGAGCTTCGTCAGGTTTCCTTATGCACTTTACTTGTAAATTTTGATTGATAATCAACACTTATTACATCCAGAGATTTGGTAGTTAAAGTTCATTTGAGGATATAGTTCtgcatttttcattcttttcatgTTCATCATTGTTTTTTTTCCAATCATGTAGAGATTTAATGACAGTACAGAGCATTTGACAAATATCTCTGAGATCATACAAGGATTTTTTGACAAACTTTTAGAAGAATCAAAAAGACTTGAAAGACATTCAACAACAGCTGATGAGATTCAAACGAAGTCTATTGCTGAATTTGAGAAGGCATATGAGGTATGCCTTATAGACCTGATACAACAATGTTGTTGTTCCTCTAATTTTGATGTCTGTGTTTGTCTACTTTAGGAGCAATCAAGATCAGATGCAGAAAAGCTTATTGCTGAGGTGACTTCCTTGGTCTCGAATCACATGCGTCGCCAAAAAGAACTGGTTTGTTTTTTACTCTATGATCTCCAATCTTATGTAATATACATATGATCTTTCTTCTGTTCCCTTTCTCAAAGTCTACCTGACAGGTTGGTGCAAGGCTTGGTGATCTTAGAGAAACTGTTTCTGGAAATAAGACATTCTTGGATGGGCATGTATCCTCTATGGAAGGTATTACAACagatacaaaaagaaaatggcAGGACTTTTATACGCAAGCAGAAGGTGAGACCAAAGAAAATGCTGATTTCTCAGCTGCTAAACATTGCCGAATGGAGTTACTCATGCAGAAGTGGTAAGTATCTGAATTTGCACCTTATATATGTGATTTTGCAAATTCTGCTAAGTTTCAGTAGTTGTTATTTGGTTAACTCAACTCTGATCTGAATTTGTTGGCCTTTTTCAACGAATAGTTGTTTCTCCTTTactctatttcattttaaatatatttgctTCTATTTTTTCCGTAAGCAATTGTGTCTGGCTTTTCTATCCAGTGTAAGCACAAGTGAAACAACTGTGAAACGGTGGCAAAGTACTCATGAATTGGCAAAAGACATGTGCAATCAACATGTTTCAACAATGCATTCAGTTGTCAGGTGAACTTTCGATGTTACTTGATATTTTATTCTGCCTGAAGAGAGCAGATAAGTAACACATTGGTTATATAAATGAAAGATGTTTTGTAAATATATAAGAATTAAACTCCTTAGTCTGAAAAGTAAATTGTCTAAAgctattttaaacattttatttcGTTTATTTATGACAAGAAAACTGCCTTCCTTTGCAAACagataaatagaaataaacaaCAGTTGTAATATTCCTACCACCATCTAATTAAATTGTTGATTGGGAAGGTTTCCAAGTTTTTGTACAATTTTCAGTTCCTTTTTTTTGCCTATTAACACTGTTAGCTAAAGAAACTATTTTTGGAAATGTGTTTCCTATTTATTGAGACAACTTCATTGGAGCTGGGAATGAGAGTGTTCTCATGgatgttatgtattattttgtaCTGGTGAAAGACAACCATCAAGTAATTGAAATTTGTTGGGACTTGGGAGAATATAAGATAATTGCCTATATCTAGAAGCGCTTGGGGAATTTGTGAGTGGTTACACTTTGTATTGTTAGCAAGAATGGATCTCGGAAGGTTTATGTCAAATTACAGAACATGAGCCTGCAGAAATATAATGTATATTGACTATGGTGTTGGGTATTGAAAAGCAAATACGAgcttattacttttttttgaagAGAAATTTGAGCACTGCATCCTACATCATTATGAcatcccttttttttcttgctGTTACAGGAACCTATGCGATAGCAATGAGCAACATGTTATTGAATTCGATTCCACAAGGGAAGCTGCTGAAGAAGCTGTGAAAAGGAATAGTGAAGATATCATTAAATCTATTGACggtaagtttttaaaaatttgtctAGTATGTTCTGATTTTGGGTCGTCGCTcttgagttttttaaaaaagaacaaaaggtAGGCATGCTGTTCAATACTAAAGAAACTCTTCTATAGATAGGCATTTAGTTAGACATTTTGGAAGTAAATTGTGCTCATACAAGCAATAATTCTAACATGGTAAATGATGTAGCACATTTCATTGTAGATTATCTAGTTTCGTCTGTCATGATTAGTTCATATTTTGGTTTGGGTGCTGCTGCCAAGTAGTAATTTTTTCAGGAAAGTAACTTATACAATGGTGTCTTTTTTATGGTTGGCGTGATTTGGTGATGACTATTATGTGCTGTTTTGTAATGTTTCTCCTGGTTTCATTCTTATCCAGGCTTGTCAGGGGAAGAGAGAGGATCTATATCTGGCATTCTGGATACTGCCAGTGCACACTCGGAGACCCTAGATGAACTTAAGAAAGATCATTGCACACAGTCTACCTCCATTGAACAGAAGGCCATTGAAACATTTCAGCAGAAGTTTATGGTATGTTGATCAAGAATCTTACTATACTTTTAAAATGTTCAGGACTCTTTGCTGTTGGTTAGAAGATAAGACAATGCTGTCATACACCATTTTCCGCATAAGTAGTGCAGTTCTGTTGGccgaataagaaaaataaatcccTATATACCTAATACCTGTTTAGTTGACGTTATTAGATAATAGAAACACTAAGCTAATAATCCATTCGTAGCTCTTGTCATTTTCTAGCTAAGAAAAGACGTTGTACTGTGTACTTGTGCTGAACTTTTATTACTTTTCTGATTGATTTTCAGGATTATGAGCCAACTGGAACAACACCAATTAGGTCTGAACCAGATGTACCAAGCAAGGGAACAATTGAGTCGTTGCGAGCCATGCCAATGGAGACTCTACTAGAGGAATTTCGAGAGAACAATTCATTGGAGTCCTTCCAAGTAAAGGAACTAAAGCCATCACTTATACCACGATCTCCTCTCTCACTGATTAACAATTAGCAGATTGGTCTCATCGTTCCCTCGTGCATATGATCACTTAATCTGTATCGGTATTTTCCTTGTATACTGAGTGAATACTGCAAACTGCAGTATATATTGTAGGTTGATTGGCACAGTCTTAAACAATAAATCCCACCTTGGGATTTAGAAAAATGGCTGTAAATGAGTAACTCTTGGTACATTTATTTAGTAAAAGATGGTGCTCTCTATGTATTTGTGAAAGTGTTATTTTCCTTGAAGAGTTGATAATTCAACCGCCAAAAATCACAAATCGCTTTTTTTCCTAACTTGGTTTGTCGATTCGATTTGACTTGTACACCCTGTGTTTCAATGACCCCAAAATATAACACACAAAGTATAACCAAATTCTTGAATTTATAAGCAATGGCTATTTTCATGCAAATTATAGTCCAACTCTATATATGAACTAAATTTCAAGAAACAATAACCACTGATGCCAAATTCCCAATGTTCAAATCCAAAACCCCAAAGATTTTTCCTTCCAAATATGCAAAACTTTGTTATTCTTCAGCTCCCTCTATAGCTGCTGAGGCCAACACTCATCATCAACTAGTTGTTGAACAAACACCAATTTCAcaattttctcattattttgaTCCAAGATTCTATCTTTCTCAACTTATAAAGTGTAAAAATCTTTATCAAGTAAAACAAGTTCATGCTTCAATAACAACTAATGGATTTCTTGAAAATCTAATGGTTGCTAATAAACTTCTATACATATATTGTATGCACAAGTCTTTAGATGATTCATATGCTTTGTTTTGTAGATTTAATGAGAAAAATGCTGTTTCTTGGAGTGTTATGGTTGGTGGGTATGCTAAAGCTGGAGACTTTATGAActgttttagtatttttaagGAGTATTTAAGATCTGGGGTTAGACCTGATACTTATACTTTGCCTTTTGTTATAAGGGTTTGTAGAGATACAATGGATCTAACAATGGGTAGATTGATTCATAATGTTGTTTACAAATGTGGGTTGCTGTTAGATAACtttgttgttgcagcacttgTTGATATGTATTCGAAATGTAAGGTAATTGGGGATGCAAAGCAACTGTTTGATGGAATGCCTAAGAGGGATGTTGTGACTTGGACGGTTATGATTGGGGCGTGTACGGAGTGTGGGGATGCGACTGAGGCTTTAGTTTTGTTTGATCAAATGAGGGAGGAAGGAGTTGTTCCGGATAAAGTTGTTTTGGTAAATGTAGTTAATGCTTGTGCAAAGATAGGGGCGATGCATAAGGCTAAGttagtacatgaatatataGTGAAGAACAAGTTTTCTTTCGATGTTATCTTGGGGACAGCGATGGTTGACATGTATGCTAAATGTGGATCGATTGATGTTGCTAGGGAAGTGTTTGATGGTTTGAGAGAAAAGAATGTTATAACTTGGAGTGCGATGATAGCAGCTTATGGTTATCATGGCCAAGGAAACAAAGCTGTTGATATGTTCCCTATGATGTTAAGGACGGGGATATTGCCTAACAAGATCACATTTGTTTCTCTTCTTTATGCGTGTAGTCATAGCGGGCTGGTTGAAGAAGGTAAACAACTTTTCAATTCTATGCAGAAAGAGTACGGAGTGAAGCCTGATATCAAACATTTCACTTGTATGGTGGACCTCTTGGGCCGCGCTGGGAAAATTGACGAGTCCTTAAAGTTAATAGAGGATATGGCTGTTGAAAAAGATGAAGGGCTTTGGGGGGCATTACTTGGAGCATGCAGAATTCATGGCTGTGTAGAGCTTGCCGAAATGGCAGCAAAATCGTTGATTGAACTGCAACCTGAAAACGCAGGGCACTACGTCTtgctatcaaatatatatgctAAAGCAGGTAAGTGGCAGGATATGGCCAAGATTAGGGAGTTAATGAGCCATCAGAGATTGAAGAAAGTTCCCGGTTGGACATGGATTGAAGTTGATAACAAGATTCATCGATTCAGCGTTGGAGACCACACCCATCCTCTATCGAAAGAGATTTATGAGAAGTTAAAGTATCTGCTCAAGGAACTAGAGATTTCTGGTTATGTTCCAGATACAAACTTTGTGTTGCATGATGTTGATGAGGAACTTAAGCTTGGAAACCTATTCTCTCATAGTGAAAAGTTGGCTATTGCATTTGGACTCATAAGCACACCTGAACAATCCACTATTAGAATTATGAAGAACCTTAGAGTATGTGGTGACTGCCACACATTCTGTAAGTTTGTTTCTCAGGTTACAAGTAGGGTGATCATCGTCCGCGATGCAAATCGGTTTCACCACTTCAAAGAAGGTGCCTGTTCTTGCAAAGATTACTGGTGATTGGTGATTAGCTTTAGTTCCAGTCTTATGAGGTGAATGGTAGGTCTGTAATGCTGCTGGATGTGTGTCGAATAGTGCATTTTTTTTTAGAGGATCCAACGCGGGTACAACAATATTTTTGGAGAGTTTGAGCAACATAGGATGAGAGGGGGATGAAGAAAGTGGACTAAACAGACTCACATTTCTCATCGAAAGTACAGTGAAAAGAATCATATCGAACACACCCCTAACCAATCCCTTCTTTCGTAGATCATGTGATCTGAGCCTGCCTGCAACGAGCCACTTGCCGAGGCAAGTGAAGTTGGCGAGCCGTATGATGGACAACTCTATCCTGCAGTTTGGTAAttgtaattcaaaaaaataattccaagagataaaaaatcaattcttgTTTGAGAAAACTATGTGCTGAATTGGACAAGTTTGGGGGCCAATGAAGTCAATCTACTAATTTCCGAAAAATCAATGGACTAACAAACACGAAAAAATACCTAAAAGTACTTACTACATGAGGCCAAAACCCATCAAGTACTACATGAACAACTAATTAAACACCAATTTCACATTTTTCTcgttaaaatttttatctttcttaACTTACTAAGTTTCTAAGGTAGAACATTCAATAAATCGAGGTATTTTAAAACTCAATGTCTAAATTCTGAATCTGTCGCTGTCGATATATTTCTCCAATTCATTGAACTAAGGAATATTTTACTTTATGGGAAATTAAGTGAAAGCTGCAAAAGCTAAATCTTATAATTAGTATAGTTCACCACATACATTATGCCTTCTTATTGTAACCAATTAATTTTTGTGGCCACTACAAGAATTAAGACAAACATCTTTTCAATTATAAGACAAATTGCCTAATCCAACTATGGCAAAAGAACAACTTGctcacacacatacacacactaAAGAAATATACGATTCATCGATATCCTACGAGTCGTTATATGGTGTCTGCTGTTGATAAGAAAACGAACCTTAAGCCTAACTCAATTTGTAGTTTTTATGGGTATTTGAATTCAACGAGATATgttgcactttttttttttgctgaaTAATGAAAGGGAATAAAATCTTGGGCAAATTACATAACTCACatacttttaagttaaaattacaatttatctCTTAGAAGTTTGTATTTACAAAAATCTTTCAAACGGATACATTAATGGAGGGCCCAGATACATTAATAGCCAAAAAATCAAAGCACTGAGATATTAAAAAGAGGGCCGAATACGTGcattgatatattaaaaaaagggtCGAATACATTAATAGAGTGTCGGATACATTAATGCAGGGTTTGGATACATTAATGGCCAAAAGATCAAAGCACTGATACATTAAATAGATGATCATACATTAAATAGATGATCAGATACATgcgctgatacattaaaaagaggatGAATACATTAATGGAGTGTCtgatacattaatatttttttttgactttagagaaaaatgaggaattttagaaatttgtaaaacttataaggggataatgataataagtaaaataaaagatatgaaatttttgtaattattcctaaaattttctttttgttattgttaatatatatatatataaaggttgagcttttttttttctctcaagaATATGATTATTACATCATGTTGACATGGgaactaaaaatttatttattatttaaaaattaggtATTTATGGATAAGGGAAATTAGTGCAATATAAAAGTTTTGATATAGAAGTTACAACAATTTTAGAGGTGCACATGTATTACCAAATTTCCAATACCAAATGCATATGTTACACTTAGGTTCTTTTTGAGGTATCACCAAATTGTGTTAAAATTGTACTTAGAACTTTTCCAAAGTTATTGTGAAAACTTGTCATCAAGTGAGCAAAAACCTTAGTGGAAGTGCATGTAGGAAGCTTATCATCAAGATTTCTTGTGTTTTTGATGAAAGAATGCTTAGGTAGGGGCGGATTCAGAATCTGAATATATCATTATAGATTTAAATTCGAGATTCTTCCATTCATTTCGTTTATAGGGTTTACGTTTGAGGTATACATactatttgtatttatttagtaaATTCTTTAAAGGCTTAAGTCATACATACTATTTTCTTCCCCTTCTTTCACCACCCATCACCGACatcacaaatatttaaatatattgtggtaagaaatagaattaaaaataattttgaggaaaCTCCATTTTTTTCGACGAAtctgaattattatttttttaaatcgttAAGAAATTTAAATCCTAAAAAACTCACAACacagaagaaaaaaagtatcaataaatttaaattaatatttaagaaaGTAGTGATATTGGGAGAAATACCAATTACAATAATGAGTAAGATTCAAGGAGAAAGATAGGTGGATGGATGAAAAacaaattcatataattttgaattgaaaggaaaaagagtcaaattcaaaattactATCGAAATACTTCGATTTTGTGTCTCGTGCTAAGGGAAATGGTGAACGAATGTCAGAAGAGGGATGGGGTGGGATGTTctgggaagaagaagaagaaaaggggaacgaaatatttttttttaattattttttttagtgaaaacataatttttgtttattttatttttttaatttatgttttaagtGTGTTTATGGGCCCAATGCCACATGTCTCTTTTTTATTAGCTATTATTTCACGTTAGCAGCGAGTGTAGGACATTCTCTCtttacttttaattaattgtcaaaatatatatatatctctttaaaatacactattaaataatacatcgataaaatatcttttccaaaatttgattattattacaataattTCGATCAAAATTCATGaggtgttttttctttttttatatacaattcACTAATATTTGGCAATGGAATCCACTAAGAAAATCAAAGGTGGAAAAACTATTAACTGCAAATGTTGCAAGACATATTTATGCAAATGAAAAGTAGAAAGCTAATACTTTTTgccaaattcatcaaaaaaatgtAATGTGTAAAATGCACTTTATTGTTGTTATGCATATATGTTCATCACCTATTCATCTATccattatatttcattttcaataattacTGTGGtcctattcattttattttggaaCTCAAATATCATGATtacatattatttaaaattcgCGTTACGATGAAATATAGGCGAAAAAAACTATTAATCTTTCTCATGAGGTGAGGTGAGGCGAGAAAAACAAAAcgttatatattatttgatgtcTTGTGTGAGGTGTCACTATTCTAGTTGTGTTTTATCTCCGTCTATACTGAAGTTTAAAAGTACATATATAGCTAAtcgaaaacatatttttatcattgaaaattacaaattttttatgtaCGTCTTTGTTGAAACGtcgataaaaatataaatattaatcgGAAGTCGGTCAAAAATATTTCTGACAAAACAATTCTATTCCATCGataatttttactcttttttttttttaagtattgatCAATTTATTCATCTAGAAGGATAAAGtctacatttttatttgttttaaacatatatttacacAAATGGTCTTTTCAACTATATGTTATAGAATTTGtgaattaaatcaaatattatttttgttatgattttaGGTTCGAGTCGCTTATAAAAAGATTGTAGTTCAT
Coding sequences within it:
- the LOC101258097 gene encoding pentatricopeptide repeat-containing protein At4g21065; translation: MFKSKTPKIFPSKYAKLCYSSAPSIAAEANTHHQLVVEQTPISQFSHYFDPRFYLSQLIKCKNLYQVKQVHASITTNGFLENLMVANKLLYIYCMHKSLDDSYALFCRFNEKNAVSWSVMVGGYAKAGDFMNCFSIFKEYLRSGVRPDTYTLPFVIRVCRDTMDLTMGRLIHNVVYKCGLLLDNFVVAALVDMYSKCKVIGDAKQLFDGMPKRDVVTWTVMIGACTECGDATEALVLFDQMREEGVVPDKVVLVNVVNACAKIGAMHKAKLVHEYIVKNKFSFDVILGTAMVDMYAKCGSIDVAREVFDGLREKNVITWSAMIAAYGYHGQGNKAVDMFPMMLRTGILPNKITFVSLLYACSHSGLVEEGKQLFNSMQKEYGVKPDIKHFTCMVDLLGRAGKIDESLKLIEDMAVEKDEGLWGALLGACRIHGCVELAEMAAKSLIELQPENAGHYVLLSNIYAKAGKWQDMAKIRELMSHQRLKKVPGWTWIEVDNKIHRFSVGDHTHPLSKEIYEKLKYLLKELEISGYVPDTNFVLHDVDEELKLGNLFSHSEKLAIAFGLISTPEQSTIRIMKNLRVCGDCHTFCKFVSQVTSRVIIVRDANRFHHFKEGACSCKDYW